The region CTGTCGAGACGCTGTCCGGATACGGCAAGGCCAGTACCTGGGCGCTGGATCTCAAGGCCGATCTTGCCGACTATCTGGCAAGCACGCTCGCCTGGTCTGATATGAGTGCCAAGCTGCTGCTGTCAGGACCGCCCGGCACCGGCAAAACGACCTTTGCAAAGGCTCTGTGTAATTCCCTGCAGGTCCCGTTGGTCGTCACGTCCGTTTCCACATGGCTGCAGGGCACTGCTGTCCGGTTTAAATTTGTAGACACGGCGCACGGTGTTGATTCTATTCGTATTCAAGCGTTTGGCGACGATTTGGACACGAAAGAGGGGCAACACCGTGCGGCATCACAATAGCGTTTTTCATGATCTTTTGAAGCGCATTTCCTGGTCGACCTTCGAGCGGCTTGTGGATGAGCATGGCACCGACAAGCATACCCGGCGATTGTCCACCAAGAGCCAGTTGATCGCCCTGCTGTATGGGCAACTCGCCGGTGCTGTCAGCTTGCGCGAGATCGAAGGTGGTCTGGAAAGCCATTCGACACGCCTTTATCATCTCGGCGCACGCCCGGCCTCACGTTCGACACTGGCTGATGCCAATGCCAAACGCTCAAGTGCGGTCTTTACCGGTCTGTTTGCCGAGCTGGTCGCACGAGCCGGGCGCGGGTTGCGACGGTCCGTCGGCGAGGCGACCTATCTGATTGATGCCACGAGCCTTCGCCTTTCCGGTGCAGGATCGCAATGGGCGCGGTTCTCCCATCAGGCTTGCGGAGCCAAGGTCCACATCGTCTATGATGCGGGCGCAGAGCGACCGATCTATGCCGCCGTCACACCCGCCAATGTCAATGACATCACCGCCGCCAAGGCCATGCCGATCGAACCGGGCGCGACCTACGTCTTTGATCTGGGCTATTATGATTTCTCATGGTGGGCCAGAATGGATCAGGCCGGATGCCGCATCGTCACCCGCTTCAAGTCCCATACACCCTGACGGTGTTGCATGAGCAGCCGCTGGGGGACGCGGATGCAAACGGTGGTCGCATCCTGTCGGATCGCATTGGTCTGCTGCCTGCCCGTCAGGCCGGCAACCGCAAGAACCCGTTCAGCGACCCGGTTCGCGAGATCACGGTGCAAAGCGATACCGGCAAGGTCCTGCGGATCCTGTCGAACGATCTCGATGCCACTGCGCAAGAGATCGCCGATCTCTACAAGCGCCGCTGGGCTATCGAACTGTTCTTCAAATGGGTCAAGCAGACCTTGAAGATCAAGCATTTCCTGGGTGTCTCAGAAAACGCCGTGCGCATTCAGATCACCGTGGCCCTCATCGCTTTCCTGCTTCTGCGCATGGCGCAGGCAGACCAGAAGACCATCAAAAGCCCCTGGATCTTCGCCCGCCTCGTGCGGGCCAACCCCATGCATCGAAAAAGAACAGACAGTCTTCTCAAACCACCCAACAGCAGCAGATGCCACAATGACCAGTTGATGCTCCAATGGACGGAGGTTTAAACCGGACAGCAGTGGCTGCAGGGCGGGCATCTCAATGACGTCATCGACAAGATGGCAAAGACCTTTGCCGAGGCCCGTGCGTTAGCGCCGTCCATCCTGTTCATTGATGAGATTGACGGCATCGGGAAACGTCAACCAGCCGAACGGGAGTATGCTGACTACTGGAATGCGGTCGTCAACAAGGCGTTGGAATTGCTGGATGGTGCTGTGAAAAGCGAGGGTCTGATCATCGTCGGTGCCACCAACCGGCCTGAACAGATCGACTATGCAGATCCAGACCAGCTAGCCGAGGGAGTTTGACCAATATGGAAACGAACACCAACAGTGCCAGCAATCCCATACTGAAACGTCTGGCTACTCGGGCGATGGGGCTGACGGGCGCCGACATCGAGCGCATCGTTTGCCAGGCACGCCTCAAAGCCCGCCGTGAAAAGCGCCCGCTGCGGTTCGCGGATCTGGAGGCTTGGGATCCGGATGGATCGCCCTGCCGTCCCATACGATCTGCGCTGGCGTTTTGCTGTTCACGAGGCAGGCCATGCCATCATTCATCATATTCTGAAGCTTGGACCGATCCATGGCATTAACATCGATACGGCAAACGGGGGTTACAGCCAGCTTGGCTTCACTGCTTCCGGCAGCGATACGCTCGGTTATCTTGAAGATATGCTTACTATGTTGATGGCCGGGCTGCCGCCGAGCAGATCGTCGTCGGGGTCGGGTGGCAGTGATGACAGCGATCTCGCTGGGGCTACCAAACTCGCGCTTGCCTTGGAGCGGACGCCGGTTTTGCTACATTTCAACCGTCGTTGTATCATCATGACAGCGACCAGGCATCCGTTCTCGACGGGCATCCGGATCTTGCGGCGCGGGTCCATGCAAGGTTGGAGACGGCGCTCGCCAAAGCGCAAGAAATCCTGCAGCAGAACAAAGGCCGCCTTGATGCGCTGATTGAAAAACTGTTCCAAGCGCAATCGATCAGTGGAGAGGATTTTATCAAAATGATCAGAAATTATCCGATTATTAATATCATATTTTAGGCGGATTATACCAACCTTCAGTGACCATGACTCTCCTGGGAAGCCCCCGGGAGAGTCATGGTCACTGAAGGTTGGTATAACGGCCGCGTGCGCGATGAACGCTCAATGGAAGTTTGTTTTTTGGTCTCGATCATGCCCGAAGCGCCATTGCGGAATGAGCCGACGACTACAACAATTTTCGGCCGCACTCATCGCTCGGATACTAGACGCTGGCGACTATGCCGGGATCTTCGCCGCAACTGGCTCCAACGCTGCGCAATGTGGAAGCTTCGCGTTTCCCCCGGTTGCTCCCATCGCGCCATTTGGCGTATCAAAGACCGCCGAGGCTCCAATCGCAACCGGATGAAACTTCAGTGGCAGGTCAGTTCTGCCCAATGGTCTCTATAATCATTGAAATAGCCTAACCGGGTATAATAGCCAAGATTTGATCTTGTGTTTCAATTTTTTGGGTTTTGGCTTGATTGCAGCCACACTGGAGTGCACCCCATTTCACCGGACAAGTCGGCTAGATTGATTTAGCCCTGATGAACTGCCGAGGGGAAGCCCTCTTGAGCGCGGAATGGGGATGGATTTCGTTGTAGTCCTCGATCCATCCGTCGATGAGCCGGAGCGCTGTTTGGGCGTCCGGTAGAGCTGATATCCGAATATAGTCCCGCTTCAACGTTTTGACGAAGGCTTCCGACATGCCGTTCGACTGCGGGCTGGCGACCGGCGTGAAGCAGGGCGTCAGATTGAGTGCTTGCGCAAACAGCCTCGTGTCCCGCGCGGTATAAGCCGAGCCATTGTCAGAGAGATGCTCGATAGCATGCGGGGCTCGGGTTGCATGGAAGCGTTTCTCGACCGCCTCCAACATCATGTCGCGTACGTCTGAGCCGGAGATGCCTGCATTGGCAACCGCCGTCCAGGCGATGATCTCGCGGTCGAAGGCGTCGATAATGAAGGCGAGACGAATAACCTCGCCATTCCAGCAGGCGAACTCCAGACCGTCTGAGCACCAGCGCAGATTGGAGCGCATGACCATGACCTTGCCGTCATGGATGCGGCCCTTGCGAACAGCCGTATGCTTCTCCCGCAGCATGGCGTGGTTGCCCATGATGCGATGAACCCGTTTGGCGTTGAAGACAGGCTTATCGGCGGCTCGCCTTTCGCGATTGAGGAGCGCAGCGATCCGCCGATAGCCATAGGTTGGCCTTTGATCCACCAGCCTGCGAATGGCGGGCAGAAGGTCTGCATCCTCGACCTTGTGGTATGGCCCACGCGGCTTTGATTTGCCTTTCAGCCGCTCGATGAGGTTGGAACGGGAGACGCCCAGCGTGTCTGCGACGGCCTTCATCGCGAACCGTCCTTCGGCAACAAAATCGGCCGCGATATCCGTTTTTTTGAGTCCGCTTTGGAAAGGGCTTCGCGGAGGATTTCGACCTCCATTGTCTTACGGCCGA is a window of Agrobacterium vaccinii DNA encoding:
- a CDS encoding ATP-binding protein, with translation MAKTFAEARALAPSILFIDEIDGIGKRQPAEREYADYWNAVVNKALELLDGAVKSEGLIIVGATNRPEQIDYADPDQLAEGV
- a CDS encoding IS3 family transposase (programmed frameshift), which codes for MSNDYRHVELLTGDVRRRRWTTEQKLTIIEQSFEPGETVSSTARHHGVAPNLLYRWRRLLSEGGAAAVDSDEPVVGNSEVKKLEDRVRELERMLGRKTMEVEILREALSKADFKKTDIAADFVAEGRFAMKAVADTLGVSRSNLIERLKGKSKPRGPYHKVEDADLLPAIRRLVDQRPTYGYRRIAALLNRERRAADKPVFNAKRVHRIMGNHAMLREKHTAVRKGRIHDGKVMVMRSNLRWCSDGLEFACWNGEVIRLAFIIDAFDREIIAWTAVANAGISGSDVRDMMLEAVEKRFHATRAPHAIEHLSDNGSAYTARDTRLFAQALNLTPCFTPVASPQSNGMSEAFVKTLKRDYIRISALPDAQTALRLIDGWIEDYNEIHPHSALKRASPRQFIRAKSI